A DNA window from Candidatus Aegiribacteria sp. contains the following coding sequences:
- a CDS encoding deoxynucleoside kinase, producing MTPEFRYVVVEGPIGVGKTTLCTLLASKWGAATVLEEVEENPFLPRFYKKRKAWAFQTQIFFMLSRYKQQKKLAQLDLFQKMIVADYMFAKDRIFASINLSDDEFTLYEKLSLILAEEIPQPDLVIYLQGSCDSLLRRISGRGRLFETDISQSYLEKLTDAYNDYFFRARIHPTLVVNTDHADFKQSSEDFHGLLEAIRNFPGGIQSYVPRLGGRK from the coding sequence CTGACGCCCGAATTCAGATATGTTGTTGTTGAGGGACCGATCGGTGTAGGCAAAACAACACTGTGTACTCTTCTTGCTTCCAAATGGGGTGCTGCTACAGTGCTGGAGGAAGTTGAGGAGAATCCCTTCCTGCCACGTTTCTATAAAAAAAGAAAAGCGTGGGCATTTCAGACGCAGATATTCTTTATGCTGAGCAGGTATAAACAGCAGAAAAAACTGGCTCAGCTTGACCTGTTTCAGAAGATGATTGTTGCAGATTACATGTTCGCAAAAGACAGGATATTCGCTTCAATCAATCTGAGTGATGACGAATTCACGCTCTACGAGAAACTATCCCTCATTCTCGCTGAAGAAATTCCGCAGCCGGATCTGGTTATTTATCTACAGGGATCCTGCGATTCACTTCTTCGAAGAATTTCTGGAAGAGGCAGACTATTTGAAACGGATATCAGTCAATCATACCTTGAGAAACTCACAGATGCTTACAATGATTACTTCTTCAGGGCACGAATCCACCCGACACTCGTTGTAAATACAGATCATGCGGATTTCAAGCAGAGCAGTGAAGATTTCCATGGTCTTCTTGAAGCCATACGGAATTTTCCTGGAGGAATTCAGAGTTATGTTCCAAG
- a CDS encoding dihydroneopterin aldolase: MRGQLVLKNVIIRLKLGSKPFEKISSSDIPVDIVWSGETAGGMSIDYTHICEILARFAEKEYDYIEELTSDILKTLVEEYPAGNWKVTVTKPFPPVSLKIKSVLFTMESGKNA; encoded by the coding sequence ATGAGAGGACAGCTTGTCCTTAAGAACGTGATTATCAGGCTGAAGCTTGGAAGCAAGCCTTTCGAGAAGATTTCAAGCAGTGACATTCCCGTTGATATTGTCTGGTCAGGAGAGACAGCAGGTGGTATGTCGATTGATTACACTCATATATGCGAAATCTTAGCCAGATTTGCGGAAAAGGAATACGATTATATTGAGGAATTGACTTCTGATATTCTCAAAACTCTTGTGGAAGAATATCCAGCCGGCAACTGGAAAGTAACCGTGACCAAGCCTTTCCCTCCGGTTTCGTTGAAAATTAAATCAGTCCTATTCACTATGGAGAGTGGTAAAAATGCCTGA
- a CDS encoding T9SS type A sorting domain-containing protein, whose protein sequence is MKAAGLVFPLMLVLVLSPSVSGSATQTDWSGGDGVSGPVTDWGDTFDFEIDIYWSGSSDDLFLDIVTLNEPFEHTVDSEFENVTSVYAEDIDGDGDMDVLGAAGSYDDDIKWWENTDGSGISWTEHTVGSDLDGPNSVYAEDVDGDGDMDVLGAIKYADDIIWWENDNGSGTSWTEHTVDGDFDVAISVYAEDIDGDGDMDVLGAAEEDYAITWWENNNSIGTSWIEHTIDGNFMGARSVYAEDVNGDGDMDVLGAARYADDITWWENDNGSGTSWTEHTVDGSFDSAYSVYAEDVDGDGDMDVLGAAALADDITWWENDNGSGTSWTEHTVDGDFNYACSVYAEDVDGDGDMDVLGAANGAFDITWWENDDGSGTSWTEHTVENDFSYAVSVYAEDINDDGNMDVLGAAYNADDISWWELIGYPPEGSLQSSVLDIQENPYWQTIDWTCSEPSGTGVAFQVRASDNFSNMGPWSDTLTMPCSLDGILTEGDSLFQYKAIFTTSDPGSTPVLGDVTVTWNLEGIEHESGNESYAMSLYGARPNPALGQAFLIFSLSMNSRVELTVFDMTGRIVHSTSDEYESGVNEVLLDGLASGVYMVRMSSRDFTDTHRFVLIE, encoded by the coding sequence ATGAAAGCTGCGGGATTAGTATTTCCCCTGATGTTAGTGTTGGTTCTTTCTCCATCTGTAAGCGGTTCAGCTACACAGACCGACTGGTCCGGTGGTGACGGTGTTTCAGGTCCGGTTACTGACTGGGGTGATACATTCGATTTTGAGATCGATATTTACTGGTCAGGGAGTTCGGACGATCTGTTTCTGGATATAGTTACACTCAACGAGCCATTCGAGCATACAGTCGACAGCGAATTCGAAAACGTCACTTCTGTATACGCGGAGGATATAGACGGTGATGGTGATATGGATGTACTCGGTGCAGCGGGCAGCTATGATGATGATATCAAATGGTGGGAGAACACCGATGGGTCCGGTATAAGCTGGACCGAGCATACCGTTGGCAGCGACCTGGATGGTCCCAATTCTGTCTATGCTGAGGATGTAGATGGTGACGGTGATATGGATGTGCTGGGCGCGATCAAATATGCAGATGATATAATCTGGTGGGAGAACGACAACGGCTCCGGAACCAGCTGGACCGAACATACCGTTGACGGCGATTTTGACGTTGCCATTTCGGTGTACGCCGAAGATATAGACGGTGATGGTGATATGGATGTACTGGGTGCGGCTGAAGAGGACTACGCTATCACCTGGTGGGAAAACAACAATAGCATCGGTACCAGCTGGATAGAACATACCATTGACGGCAATTTTATGGGTGCCAGGTCTGTTTATGCCGAGGATGTAAATGGTGACGGTGATATGGATGTGCTGGGCGCGGCCAGGTATGCAGACGATATCACCTGGTGGGAGAACGACAACGGCTCCGGTACCAGCTGGACCGAACATACAGTTGATGGCAGCTTTGATAGTGCCTATTCAGTTTATGCCGAGGATGTTGACGGAGATGGTGATATGGATGTTCTGGGTGCTGCTGCGCTCGCCGATGATATCACGTGGTGGGAGAACGACAACGGCTCCGGCACCAGCTGGACCGAGCATACCGTTGACGGTGATTTCAACTATGCCTGCTCAGTTTACGCAGAGGATGTAGACGGCGATGGTGATATGGATGTGCTGGGTGCAGCTAACGGTGCCTTTGATATCACATGGTGGGAAAACGATGATGGATCCGGTACCAGCTGGACCGAGCATACCGTTGAGAATGACTTCAGCTATGCTGTTTCGGTTTACGCTGAGGATATTAACGATGACGGCAATATGGACGTGCTGGGTGCAGCTTACAATGCCGATGATATCAGCTGGTGGGAACTGATCGGGTATCCTCCGGAAGGTTCGCTCCAGTCCAGCGTACTTGATATTCAGGAGAACCCCTATTGGCAGACGATCGATTGGACCTGCAGTGAACCCTCTGGAACCGGTGTAGCATTTCAGGTGAGAGCATCAGATAATTTCTCGAACATGGGACCATGGTCGGATACGCTAACAATGCCCTGCAGCCTGGATGGAATCCTGACAGAAGGAGACAGCCTATTTCAGTACAAAGCCATTTTCACAACTTCAGATCCTGGTTCAACACCTGTGCTTGGTGATGTAACGGTTACATGGAATTTGGAAGGCATAGAACATGAATCAGGCAATGAATCTTATGCAATGTCACTATACGGAGCTCGACCCAATCCAGCGCTTGGTCAAGCCTTTTTGATCTTTTCACTTTCCATGAACTCCAGAGTAGAGCTGACTGTATTCGACATGACCGGTCGCATAGTCCACTCAACCAGTGATGAGTACGAGTCTGGTGTTAATGAGGTACTGCTGGATGGTCTGGCCTCTGGAGTATACATGGTCAGGATGAGTTCGCGTGATTTTACGGATACGCATAGATTCGTCTTAATTGAGTAA
- a CDS encoding prolyl oligopeptidase family serine peptidase: MYLFFAALIALSGTDGIASSGYMEPDQVLIDIVDVQWAPWTSVSPDYQNWLLRIRQKNLSIEELAQDELKLAGMRFSPQTFAPGRSRRFVAMSLMRYPEIETVEISGLPENPRILSTSWSPDGSRIAFTHETPEGVELWIIDEGSAEARRLTGPVLSLTANEWPEWLSDGSGIICCIIPFDNGEPPVENSVPSGPVIQETTGVEAPVRTYQDLLENPYDEDLFEYYLTSQLSVVRMDGSIDEVGDPGIIWYYSPSPDAEYILVSQLMRPFSYMVTAGRFAELIEVWDLEGNTVYEVADFPVRDAIPIARGSTFEGPRSMNWRSDADATLCWVEALDGGDAGAEAELRDRIFVLEAPFDSEPAELFELRSRFGGIEWGNDSLAIVYEWWWPTRNLKAWRIRPGQPDSEALLLVDRSMEDRYSDPGIPRTRFNSRGKSVLVTSTDGISIYLAGEGASPEGDRPFLDRLDLSTLETERLFHSQPPYYEQPLRFINDECTKFMFVRESVDEYPNYFIRDLANNTDVQVTFYSNPVTVLDGMYKELITYKREDGLDLSATLYLPPDYDAEEGPLPMVMWAYPQNYRSASAAGQISGSPYEYDYIGWWSPLVWLTQGYAVLDDPAMPIVGEGEEQPNDTFVEQLVMSAQAAVDEVVDRGVADPDRIAIGGHSYGAFMTANLLAHSDIFAAGLARTGAYNRTLTPFGFQSEDRSLWEAKDVYIEMSPFMNADLIDEPILLIHGDADSNPGTFPMQSERFFAALKGLGGTSRLVMLPLESHIYKARESILHVLWETQEWLNQYVGGQQ; the protein is encoded by the coding sequence ATGTATTTATTCTTTGCAGCGCTTATTGCTCTGTCCGGTACAGACGGAATCGCATCATCCGGTTATATGGAACCTGATCAGGTACTCATTGACATAGTTGATGTTCAGTGGGCTCCGTGGACCAGTGTTTCTCCTGATTATCAGAACTGGCTTCTCAGGATTCGTCAGAAAAATCTGTCAATTGAGGAGCTTGCACAGGATGAGTTGAAACTTGCAGGCATGCGGTTCAGCCCTCAGACGTTTGCTCCAGGCAGGAGCAGACGGTTCGTTGCCATGTCACTTATGAGATATCCTGAGATTGAGACTGTTGAGATATCCGGTCTGCCTGAAAACCCGCGGATACTCAGCACAAGCTGGTCGCCTGACGGCTCAAGAATCGCTTTTACACATGAAACCCCGGAAGGGGTGGAACTGTGGATAATCGATGAAGGGTCAGCTGAAGCCCGCAGACTTACAGGACCCGTGCTAAGTCTTACCGCCAACGAATGGCCTGAATGGCTTTCAGACGGTTCCGGGATCATCTGCTGCATTATTCCCTTTGATAATGGAGAGCCCCCAGTTGAGAATTCTGTTCCTTCTGGTCCCGTTATCCAGGAAACAACCGGGGTGGAAGCACCGGTGAGAACCTATCAGGATCTTCTTGAAAATCCTTACGACGAGGACCTCTTTGAATACTACCTTACCTCGCAGTTGTCAGTTGTCCGAATGGACGGAAGTATCGATGAAGTAGGAGACCCCGGCATCATCTGGTACTACTCCCCGTCACCTGATGCCGAGTATATCCTGGTATCACAGCTAATGAGACCTTTCTCCTACATGGTTACAGCCGGGAGATTCGCTGAGCTTATTGAAGTCTGGGATCTTGAGGGAAACACTGTTTACGAAGTGGCTGATTTCCCGGTAAGGGATGCTATTCCAATTGCAAGAGGAAGCACTTTCGAAGGACCCAGAAGCATGAACTGGAGGAGTGACGCGGATGCCACTCTTTGCTGGGTAGAAGCGCTTGACGGAGGAGATGCAGGAGCCGAAGCTGAACTCCGGGACAGAATTTTTGTACTCGAAGCACCTTTCGATTCTGAACCGGCAGAGCTTTTCGAACTCCGGAGCAGGTTCGGCGGTATTGAGTGGGGGAATGATTCGCTTGCAATAGTTTACGAATGGTGGTGGCCCACAAGGAACCTGAAGGCCTGGAGAATAAGACCGGGGCAGCCGGATTCTGAAGCCCTGCTGCTTGTTGATCGTTCAATGGAGGACAGGTACAGTGATCCTGGAATCCCGAGAACCCGCTTTAACAGCAGGGGCAAAAGCGTACTTGTTACATCCACTGACGGAATTTCCATTTATCTTGCAGGTGAAGGAGCTTCACCCGAGGGAGACAGGCCGTTTCTTGACAGACTGGATCTTTCCACTCTGGAGACCGAAAGGCTTTTTCATTCACAGCCTCCATACTACGAACAACCTCTAAGGTTCATAAACGATGAATGCACAAAATTCATGTTTGTCCGGGAATCGGTTGATGAATACCCCAACTATTTTATCAGGGATCTTGCGAATAATACCGATGTGCAGGTAACCTTCTACTCAAATCCTGTTACAGTCCTCGACGGTATGTACAAAGAACTCATTACCTACAAACGCGAAGATGGTCTTGATCTTTCAGCGACACTCTATCTGCCTCCAGATTACGACGCGGAAGAAGGTCCTCTTCCTATGGTGATGTGGGCTTATCCTCAGAATTACCGCTCAGCATCGGCTGCAGGCCAGATTTCTGGCTCACCTTATGAGTATGACTATATCGGCTGGTGGTCGCCTTTAGTATGGCTTACACAGGGCTACGCTGTACTCGACGATCCGGCTATGCCCATCGTCGGCGAGGGTGAAGAGCAGCCTAACGATACTTTTGTGGAGCAACTTGTCATGAGCGCTCAGGCAGCTGTTGACGAAGTCGTGGACAGGGGAGTGGCGGATCCTGACAGGATAGCCATAGGCGGGCATTCGTATGGAGCTTTCATGACGGCGAATCTCCTTGCCCATTCGGATATCTTCGCGGCTGGGCTGGCGAGGACAGGGGCGTACAACAGAACCCTGACACCTTTCGGCTTCCAGTCGGAGGACAGGTCGCTGTGGGAAGCCAAGGATGTATACATTGAAATGTCACCCTTTATGAACGCGGACCTTATCGACGAACCGATACTGCTGATTCACGGAGACGCGGACAGCAATCCCGGAACATTTCCTATGCAGAGCGAGCGGTTCTTCGCTGCCCTTAAAGGGCTGGGAGGAACTTCAAGGCTTGTAATGCTGCCCCTTGAAAGCCACATCTATAAGGCGCGAGAGTCAATCCTTCACGTACTCTGGGAGACCCAGGAATGGCTTAACCAATATGTGGGAGGACAGCAGTAG
- a CDS encoding aminotransferase class I/II-fold pyridoxal phosphate-dependent enzyme, with amino-acid sequence MTKNRRRRRVVISASERVTMLPPYLFAQIDRQKEAALKKGMELIDFGIGDPDMPTPSHIVAAGKEAVTEPSFHRYPNGSGSEFFLCAVKKWMRTQFGVEIGDDLDVSSVIGTKEGIAHVPLFFCNPGDVVLVPNPGYPVYRASAILADAVPVDLPLLRENAFLPDISSISSEIIASTRMIFLNYPNNPTGAVLTLDQMSEIVDWARREDILIVSDNSYSHIRFDGNPPCSFLQIPGSEDVCLEFHSLSKTFNMTGWRVGFVAGGSQLVKTFLSAKENIDSGVFTAVQKAAEAALSSYTSGYFNIYSKRRETLVNGLEKLNWDVCDSPGTFYVWVKLPKETQSMRFARKLIAHTGIVVTPGSGFGTYGEGYIRFALTVPEESIHKAIGRLEQKELFSHRIRAWLKKGIE; translated from the coding sequence TTGACGAAAAACAGAAGAAGAAGACGTGTTGTAATATCCGCTTCTGAACGTGTTACCATGCTGCCTCCTTACCTTTTTGCTCAGATAGACAGGCAGAAGGAAGCAGCACTGAAAAAGGGTATGGAGCTGATTGATTTCGGAATTGGTGATCCGGACATGCCCACACCATCGCATATAGTTGCTGCCGGGAAAGAAGCTGTCACAGAGCCTTCCTTTCACAGGTACCCAAATGGTTCGGGAAGCGAATTTTTCCTGTGTGCAGTAAAAAAGTGGATGAGAACACAGTTCGGTGTCGAGATAGGTGACGACCTTGATGTCAGCTCAGTGATAGGTACAAAAGAAGGTATCGCTCATGTTCCTCTTTTCTTCTGTAATCCCGGAGATGTTGTTCTTGTACCAAATCCCGGATATCCTGTATACAGAGCATCAGCGATTCTCGCCGATGCTGTGCCTGTTGATCTTCCTCTTTTGAGAGAGAATGCATTTCTGCCGGATATCAGTTCCATCAGTTCTGAGATTATTGCAAGCACCAGAATGATATTTCTTAATTATCCGAATAATCCAACTGGAGCTGTTCTTACACTTGACCAGATGAGTGAAATTGTAGACTGGGCAAGGCGAGAGGATATCCTGATTGTCAGTGACAACTCATACAGTCATATCCGGTTCGACGGGAATCCCCCATGTTCCTTTCTGCAGATTCCAGGATCAGAAGATGTATGTCTTGAATTTCACAGCCTGTCCAAAACCTTCAACATGACAGGATGGAGAGTCGGCTTTGTAGCGGGAGGCTCACAACTCGTTAAAACTTTCCTGAGCGCAAAGGAGAATATCGATTCAGGTGTTTTTACCGCTGTTCAGAAGGCAGCAGAAGCAGCACTGTCTTCTTACACCTCCGGTTATTTCAATATTTACAGCAAGCGAAGGGAAACACTGGTGAACGGTCTCGAAAAACTTAACTGGGATGTTTGTGATTCGCCCGGAACGTTTTACGTCTGGGTAAAACTCCCCAAAGAGACCCAATCGATGAGATTTGCACGCAAACTCATCGCGCATACCGGTATTGTAGTAACTCCTGGAAGCGGATTCGGTACTTACGGCGAAGGTTATATACGATTCGCCCTTACTGTACCTGAAGAATCTATTCACAAAGCCATTGGAAGACTTGAGCAGAAGGAGCTTTTCAGTCACAGAATAAGAGCCTGGTTGAAAAAAGGTATTGAATGA
- the folK gene encoding 2-amino-4-hydroxy-6-hydroxymethyldihydropteridine diphosphokinase, producing the protein MPEFAIGMGCNLGDRIHNILEGVRFLLSRSRMGTFRLSGVYETQPLENVGGGDFYNCVLAGTYFGAVEELHQDCREAEIFLGSTARKNGAARALDMDLLLYKNTVMEVENLILPHPSLHLRKFVLVPLTEVWDEILPGLNSTPAQLLDVCPDDSRIKKVFEMPERGCFWEISS; encoded by the coding sequence ATGCCTGAATTTGCGATTGGAATGGGCTGTAATCTGGGAGACAGGATTCACAATATTCTGGAGGGTGTTAGATTTCTTCTATCGCGATCCAGAATGGGAACATTCAGACTTTCCGGAGTGTATGAGACTCAGCCTTTAGAAAACGTTGGTGGCGGTGATTTTTATAATTGTGTTCTTGCCGGAACTTACTTTGGAGCAGTAGAAGAACTTCACCAGGATTGCAGAGAGGCGGAGATTTTTCTGGGTTCGACTGCACGTAAGAACGGTGCAGCCAGGGCACTTGATATGGATCTGCTTCTTTATAAGAACACTGTTATGGAAGTGGAAAACCTGATACTGCCTCATCCGAGTCTTCACCTTAGGAAATTCGTTCTTGTACCCCTGACGGAAGTCTGGGACGAAATCCTGCCCGGTCTGAACTCTACACCGGCACAACTCCTTGACGTATGTCCTGACGACAGCAGAATAAAAAAAGTATTCGAGATGCCTGAAAGAGGTTGTTTCTGGGAAATCTCCAGCTGA